One window from the genome of Hydractinia symbiolongicarpus strain clone_291-10 chromosome 1, HSymV2.1, whole genome shotgun sequence encodes:
- the LOC130629610 gene encoding putative nuclease HARBI1, with the protein MTQAFGCIDGTHVQILRPSEHSQDYFSYKMYFSLNVQAVCDFRGYFMDVDCRWPGSVHDAKVFANSNIAAKLKDEEIPITYEDILPGRAKVPNYLIGDPACPLTPYCMKEYHSCSTNAQVLFNNMLRSARNPVECAFGRLKARWGVIAKKVDLKIDFVLVSIYACFVLHNICELNKCVIDPDLVKIEIEKHKAETQQLDYSVYLGNLAEGNQHNITFRFVCEHKLASM; encoded by the exons ATGACGCAAGCTTTTGGCTGCATAGATGGCACCCACGTACAAATTTTACGACCTAGTGAACATTCACAAGattatttttcttacaaaatgtatttttctctTAACGTTCAGGCAGTATGCGATTTCCGTGGCTATTTCATGGATGTTGATTGTAGGTGGCCAGGCAGTGTACATGACGCGAAGGTGTTCGCCAACTCAAATATTGCTGCTAAACTTAAAGATGAGGAAATACCCATTACTTATGAGGACATCCTGCCAGGCCGAGCCAAAGTTCCAAACTATTTGATTGGTGACCCTGCATGCCCCTTGACACCGTACTGTATGAAAGAGTACCATAGTTGTTCAACAAATGCTCAAGTGTTGTTTAACAACATGCTCCGGTCAGCAAGAAACCCAGTCGAGTGTGCTTTTGGACGCTTAAAAGCCAGATGGGGTGTTATAGCAAAGAAAGttgatttaaaaatagattttgttCTTGTGTCAATCTATGCATGTTTTGTGCTGCACAATATATGTGAACTTAACAAATGTGTTATTGACCCTGATTTGGTGAAAATTGAAATAGAAAAGCATAAAGCAGAGACACAACAATTAGATTACTCTGTGTATTTAGGAAATCTTGCAGAGG GCAATCAACATAATATAACTTTTAGGTTTGTCTGTGAACATAAACTTGCATCAATGTAA
- the LOC130649185 gene encoding ATP-dependent DNA helicase RecQ-like, which yields MALTYIDILKRISFALNNYIFQFCLKPKQVICLEALLKGNDVVAVLPTGCGKSIIFHLLADLFPVKNEKNIVLVISPLTSIINDQVKYLNGIGFSAAVLNLEQRKFEADESLFGSNDAVEDDHDGTNITIDCGIKNGDIKILFAHPESFLSDQGRSILKSKIYQQNVVACVVDEAHCVEMWGAEFREDFGKLCTLKALFPSTPMIALTATAPPSKIKNLKEKLCFSPYCKVVVANPNRKNIFLKKLPRRGNNFGLRSYDDILVPIAKELNKLRDDYPMTIIYMKLKYCGYAYSLFQQTVTPNNTKLFCQFHAPQTSRMKKEILDEITKQDSSIRVVFATTALGMGVNAPKVTEVIHITPPANIESYMQEIGRAGRRGQNSTATLYYNNADIAVNKNNVDDSMKCFCKTDLCLRKFILNFFGFKKYEQDNCCSNCTKSNLLIKETTLPCRDLVSEDAFKCLQTELKEIIETWRLSLLTTLDQTYELPSINKNLVQTLLSKLPFIRSKNDLLFEYDVWDDQYATTIYDKINKYAPKHK from the exons ATGGCTCTAACGTATATTGATATTTTAAAGCGAATATCTTTCGCAttaaataattacatttttCAGTTTTGCCTGAAACCAAAGCAAGTCATATGTTTGGAAGCTTTGTTAAAGGGGAATGATGTGGTGGCAGTTCTGCCTACTGGATGtggaaaatcaattatttttcatttacttgCTGATCTCTTCccagttaaaaatgaaaagaatattGTTTTGGTCATCAGCCCTTTAACTTCCATTATAAATGATCAGGTGAAATACTTGAATGGGATTGGTTTTTCTGCTGCTGTATTGAACTTGGAACAGAGGAAGTTTGAGGCAGATGAGAGCTTGTTTGGAAGTAATGATGCAGTGGAGGACGACCATGATGGTACAAATATTACAATTGATTGTGGTATTAAAAACGGAGATATTAAGATTTTATTTGCCCATCCAGAATCCTTTTTATCTGATCAAGGGCGTTCAATTTTAAAGAGCaaaatttatcaacaaaatgtggTAGCTTGCGTGGTTGATGAAGCGCATTGTGTTGAAATGTG GGGTGCTGAATTTCGTGaagattttggaaaattatGCACACTGAAAGCTCTTTTTCCAAGCACACCCATGATTGCTTTGACAGCAACAGCACCcccaagcaaaataaaaaatttaaaagagaaacTATGTTTCAGTCCTTATTGTAAGGTTGTTGTTGCAAAtccaaatagaaaaaatatatttttaaagaaattgccAAGACGCGGAAACAACTTTGGCTTAAGAAGCTATGACGATATTTTAGTTCCCATTGCTAAAGAGTTAAATAAATTACGGGATGATTATCCCATGACAATCATTTACATGAAGCTAAAATATTGTGGCTATGCTTATTCGTTATTTCAGCAAACAGTAACTCCAAATAACACAAAACTATTTTGTCAATTTCATGCTCCTCAAACATCTAGAATGAAGAAAGAAATCTTAGATGAAATTACAAAACAAGATTCGTCTATTAGAGTTGTGTTTGCAACCACAGCACTCGGGATGGGTGTTAATGCACCAAAGGTTACTGAAGTTATCCACATAACGCCTCCAGCCAATATTGAATCTTACATGCAAGAAATTGGTAGAGCTGGAAGGCGTGGGCAAAACTCAACTGCAACATTGTATTACAATAATGCAGATATTgctgttaataaaaataatgttgacgATAGCATGAAGTGCTTCTGCAAAACAGATCTGTGCTTAAGGAAATTTATTCTAAATTTctttggttttaaaaaatatgaacaagATAATTGTTGCTCAAATTGTACAAAGTCTAATTTGCTgataaaagaaacaacattaCCTTGCCGTGATTTAGTATCAGAAGATGCTTTTAAATGCTTACAAACTGAGCTGAAAGAAATTATTGAAACTTGGAGACTTTCGCTATTGACTACCCTTGATCAAACTTATGAACTTCCATCTATCAATAAAAATTTGGTTCAAACACTATTGAGTAAACTTCCATTTATAAGATCTAAAAATGATCTGTTATTTGAATATGATGTTTGGGATGATCAATATGCTACCACCATATacgataaaataaataagtatgcCCCAAAGCATAAATAA